The following proteins are encoded in a genomic region of Oryzias latipes chromosome 17, ASM223467v1:
- the LOC101164097 gene encoding myosin-7, translating to MGDAAMAEFGAAAPFLRKSDKERLEAQTRPFDMKKECFVPDPEVEYVKATVTSRDGDKVTAETEFGKTVTVKECDVHPQNPPKFDKIEDMAMFTFLHEPAVLFNLKERYAAWMIYTYSGLFCVTVNPYKWLPVYNQEVVVAYRGKKRSEAPPHIFSISDNAYQYMLSDRENQSILITGESGAGKTVNTKRVIQYFASIAAAPGLKKDAAAEKKGTLEDQIIQCNPALEAFGNAKTIRNDNSSRFGKFIRIHFDNRGKLASADIETYLLEKSRVTYQLKAERDYHIFYQILSQAKPELLEMLLITNNPYDYAFISQGETTVASINDAEELMATDDAFDVLGFTQEEKNSIYKLSGAIMHFGNMKFKQKQREEQAEADGTEDADKAAYLMGLNSADLIKGLCHPRVKVGNEWVTKGQNVNQVYYAVGALSKAVYEKMFLWMVIRINQSLDTKQPRQYFIGVLDIAGFEIFDFNTFEQLCINFTNEKLQQFFNHHMFVLEQEEYKKEGIEWTFIDFGMDLQACIDLIEKPMGIMSILEEECMFPKASDATFKAKLYDNHLGKSSNFQKPRNVKGKPEAHFSLVHYAGTVDYNINNWLVKNKDPLNETVVGLYQKSTMKLLANLFANYAGADSVQESGGKGKGGGSKKKGSSFQTVSALHRENLNKLMTNLRSTHPHFVRCIIPNETKTPGAMENPLVMHQLRCNGVLEGIRICRKGFPNRILYGDFKQRYRILNPSSIPEGQFIDNKKASEKLLGSLDIDHNQYKLGHTKVFFKAGLLGLLEEMRDDRLALIITRIQARSRGVLARIEFQKIVERRDALLVIQWNIRAFMGVKNWPWMKLYFKIKPLLKSAETEKEMANMKEEFAKLKEAYAKSEARRKELEEKMVSLLQEKNDLQLQVQAEQDNLGDAEERCEGLIKSKIQLEAKIKELTERLEDEEEMNAELTAKKRKLEDECSELKKDIDDLELTLAKVEKEKHATENKVKNLTEEMAALDDIIAKLTKEKKALQEAHQQTLDDLQSEEDKVNTLTKAKAKLEQQVDDLEGSLEQEKKIRMDLERAKRKLEGDLKLAQESVMDLENDKQQLEERLKKKDFEISQLNGKIEDEQAMCAQLQKKLKELQARIEELEEELEAERAARAKVEKQRADLARELEEISERLEEAGGATAAQIEMNKKREAEFQKLRRDLEEATLHHESTTASLRKKQADSVADLGEQIDNLQRVKQKLEKEKSELKLELDDVVSNMEQIVKSKNNLEKMCRSLEDQMNEYKTKSEEGQRTINDFTMQKAKLQTENGEFQRQLEEKDSLVSQLTRGKQSYTQQIDDLKRQLEEEVKAKNALAHAVQSARHDCDLLREQYEEEQEAKAELQRSMSKANSEVAQWRTKYETDAIQRTEELEEAKKKLAQRLQEAEEAVEAVNAKCSSLEKTKHRLQNEIEDLMVDVERSNAAAAALDKKQRNFDKVLAEWKQKYEESQSELESSQKEARSLSTELFKLKNSYEEALEHLETMKRENKNLQEEISDLTEQIGEGGKSIHELEKIRKQLEQEKSEIQTALEEAEASLEHEEGKILRVQLEFNQIKADMERKIAEKDEEMEQAKRNQQRVVDTLQSSLEAETRSRNEALRIKKKMEGDLNEMEIQLSQANRQAAEAQKQLKAVHAHLKDSQLQLDESLRANDDMKENIAIIERRNNLLQAELEELRAALEQTERSRKLAEQELLDVSERVQLLHSQNTGLINQKKKLESDTVQLQTEVEDAVQECRNAEEKAKKAITDAAMMAEELKKEQDTSAHLERMKKNMEQTIKDLQHRLDEAEQIAMKGGKKQVQKLEARVRELENEVESEQRKAGDAIKGVKKYERRIKELTYQTEEDRKNLSRLQDLVDKLQLKVKSYKKAAEESEEQANTNLTKFRKLQHELDEAEERADIAESQVNKLRAKSRDMSAKKGQDEE from the exons ATGGGGGATGCTGCCATGGCAGAGTTTGGAGCTGCTGCTCCCTTTTTAAGAAAGTCAGATAAGGAGCGTCTGGAAGCTCAGACTCGTCCTTTTGACATGAAGAAGGAGTGCTTCGTTCCTGACCCTGAGGTCGAGTACGTGAAAGCAACCGTTACAAGTCGTGATGGTGACAAAGTCACTGCTGAAACTGAATTTGGAAAG ACTGTTACAGTGAAGGAGTGTGATGTCCATCCTCAGAATCCGCCAAAGTTTGATAAAATTGAAGACATGGCGATGTTCACTTTCCTCCATGAGCCAGCTGTGCTGTTTAACCTCAAAGAGCGTTATGCGGCATGGATGATCTAT ACCTACTCTGGGCTGTTCTGTGTGACTGTCAACCCCTACAAGTGGCTGCCAGTCTACAACCAGGAGGTGGTTGTTGCCTACAGAGGAAAGAAGAGGAGTGAAGCTCCTCCTCACATCTTCTCCATCTCTGATAATGCATACCAGTACATGCTCTCAG ACAGGGAGAACCAGTCAATCCTGATTAC TGGAGAATCTGGAGCTGGAAAGACTGTGAACACCAAACGCGTCATCCAGTACTTTGCCAGCATTGCTGCTGCGCCAGGGTTAAAgaaagatgctgctgctgagaaGAAG GGCACACTGGAAGATCAAATCATCCAGTGTAACCCAGCTTTAGAGGCTTTTGGAAATGCCAAAACCATCAGGAATGACAACTCATCCAGATTT GGTAAATTCATTAGAATTCATTTTGACAACAGGGGGAAGTTAGCATCTGCTGACATTGAGACAT accTTCTTGAAAAATCCCGTGTTACCTACCAACTCAAGGCAGAGAGGGATTATCACATTTTCTACCAGATTTTGTCTCAGGCAAAGCCTGAGTTACTGG AAATGCTGCTCATCACCAACAACCCATATGATTACGCTTTCATCTCCCAAGGAGAGACAACTGTAGCATCCATCAATGATGCTGAAGAGTTGATGGCCACTGAT GATGCCTTTGATGTGCTGGGATTTACTCAGGAAGAGAAGAACAGTATTTACAAGCTGAGTGGTGCCATCATGCACTTTGGTAACATGAAATTTAAGCAGAAGCAGCGAGAGGAGCAAGCAGAGGCAGACGGCACTGAAG ATGCTGACAAAGCAGCTTATCTGATGGGCTTGAACTCTGCTGACCTGATCAAAGGTCTCTGTCACCCAAGGGTCAAAGTGGGAAACGAGTGGGTCACCAAGGGACAGAATGTTAACCAG GTGTACTATGCTGTTGGTGCACTGTCTAAGGCAGTGTATGAGAAAATGTTCCTGTGGATGGTCATAAGAATCAACCAGTCATTGGACACCAAGCAGCCCCGACAGTACTTCATTGGAGTGCTGGACATTGCTGGATTTGAGATTTTTGAT TTCAACACCTTTGAGCAGCTGTGCATCAACTTCACCAATGAAAAACTGCAACAGTTTTTCAACCATCACATGTTTGTGCTGGAGCAAGAAGAGTACAAGAAAGAAGGAATTGAATGGACCTTCATTGATTTTGGTATGGATCTCCAGGCCTGTATAGACCTGATTGAAAAG CCCATGGGTATCATGTCCATCCTTGAAGAGGAGTGCATGTTCCCCAAAGCCAGTGATGCCACCTTTAAAGCTAAGCTTTATGACAACCACCTGGGGAAATCCAGCAACTTTCAGAAACCTAGAAATGTCAAAGGAAAACCAGAGGCCCATTTTTCCCTGGTTCATTATGCAGGAACTGTTGATTATAACATCAACAACTGGCTGGTGAAGAACAAGGATCCTCTGAATGAGACTGTGGTTGGATTGTACCAGAAGTCAACCATGAAACTTTTGGCCAATCTCTTTGCCAATTATGCTGGAGCTGATTCAG tTCAAGAAAGTGGTGGAAAGGGCAAAGGTGGTGGTAGCAAAAAGAAAGGCTCTTCTTTCCAAACTGTGTCTGCTCTGCATAGG GAAAATCTCAACAAGCTGATGACCAACCTGCGGTCCACCCACCCTCACTTTGTGCGCTGCATCATCCCCAATGAGACCAAGACTCCTGGGGCCATGGAGAACCCTCTGGTGATGCACCAGCTGCGCTGTAACGGCGTGCTGGAAGGCATCAGGATCTGCAGAAAGGGCTTCCCAAACAGGATCCTCTATGGGGATTTCAAGCAGAG GTACCGCATTTTAAACCCAAGTTCCATTCCTGAGGGACAGTTTATTGATAACAAAAAAGCTTCTGAGAAGCTTTTGGGCTCCTTAGATATTGACCACAACCAGTACAAACTGGGACACACCAAG GTGTTTTTTAAAGCTGGACTTCTTGGTCTTCTGGAAGAGATGCGAGATGACCGCTTGGCTCTTATAATCACCAGAATCCAGGCAAGATCACGAGGTGTTTTGGCAAGAATTGAATTCCAAAAGATTGTGGAACGCAG GGATGCTCTACTTGTGATCCAGTGGAACATTCGTGCCTTCATGGGGGTCAAGAATTGGCCTTGGATGAAGCTGTACTTTAAGATCAAACCTCTCCTAAAATCAGCAGAAACTGAGAAGGAGATGGCCAACATGAAGGAAGAGTTTGCCAAACTAAAGGAAGCTTATGCAAAATCAGAAGCTCGTAGAAAAGAACTGGAAGAGAAAATGGTCTCACTTCTCCAAGAGAAGAACGACCTGCAGCTCCAAGTTCAGGCA GAACAAGATAATCTTGGTGATGCTGAAGAAAGATGTGAAGGACTCATAAAGAGTAAAATTCAGCTGGAGGCTAAAATCAAAGAGCTGACTGAAAGgctggaagatgaagaggagatgAATGCTGAACTGACTGCCAAGAAGAGAAAGCTGGAAGATGAGTGCTCCGAGTTAAAGAAGGACATTGATGATCTGGAGCTAACTCTGGCTAAAGTGGAGAAGGAGAAACACGCCACTGAGAACAAG GTGAAGAACCTGACAGAGGAGATGGCTGCTTTGGATGATATCATCGCCAAGCTTACCAAGGAGAAGAAAGCTTTACAAGAAGCTCATCAGCAAACGCTGGATGACCTGCAGAGTGAAGAAGACAAAGTCAACACTCTGACCAAGGCCAAAGCTAAGCTGGAGCAACAAGTGGACGAT ctTGAGGGGTCCCTAGAACAGGAGAAGAAAATCCGGATGGACCTTGAAAGAGCAAAGAGGAAGCTTGAGGGGGACCTAAAGTTGGCCCAAGAAAGTGTCATGgatctagaaaatgacaagcaGCAACTCGAAGAGAGACTGAAAAA GAAAGATTTTGAAATCAGTCAACTTAATGGTAAAATAGAAGATGAACAGGCAATGTGTGCCCAACTCCAGAAAAAGCTCAAAGAGCTGCAG GCTCGCATTGAAGAACTTGAGGAAGAACTGGAGGCAGAACGAGCTGCTCGGGCCAAAGTGGAGAAGCAAAGAGCAGACTTGGCTCGGGAGCTGGAGGAGATCAGTGAGAGGctggaggaggctggaggagccacagctgCTCAGATCGAGATGAACAAGAAGAGGGAGGCCGAGTTCCAGAAACTCCGCAGAGACCTTGAAGAGGCCACTCTGCACCATGAATCCACAACTGCAAGCCTCAGAAAGAAACAAGCAGACAGTGTGGCTGACCTGGGAGAGCAGATTGACAACCTGCAGAGAGTCAAGCAGAAACTGGAGAAGGAGAAGAGTGAACTCAAACTGGAGCTGGATGATGTGGTTTCCAACATGGAACAGATTGTAAAGTCTAAG aacaatttggagaaaatgtgCAGATCTTTGGAGGACCAGATGAATGAATATAAAACTAAATCAGAGGAGGGACAGCGCACCATCAATGACTTCACAATGCAAAAAGCTAAGCTTCAAACTGAAAATG GGGAATTTCAAAGGCAGCTGGAGGAGAAAGACTCCCTGGTGTCTCAACTCACCAGAGGAAAACAGTCTTACACTCAGCAGATTGATGACCTGAAGCGACAACTTGAAGAAGAAGTCAAG GCCAAGAACGCCTTAGCCCATGCTGTGCAGTCAGCTCGTCATGACTGTGATCTCCTCAGGGAGCAGtatgaggaggagcaggaggccaAGGCTGAGCTGCAGCGCAGCATGTCCAAAGCCAACTCCGAGGTGGCTCAGTGGAGAACCAAGTACGAAACTGACGCCATCCAGAGGACTGAGGAACTGGAAGAAGCCAA GAAGAAGCTGGCTCAGCGTctgcaggaggctgaggaagCTGTTGAAGCAGTGAATGCTAAATGTTCCTCCTTGGAGAAGACCAAACACAGACTGCAGAATGAGATTGAAGATCTCATGGTGGATGTGGAGAGgtcaaatgctgctgctgctgctctggacAAGAAGCAGAGGAACTTTGACAAG GTCTTGGCAGAATGGAAGCAAAAGTATGAAGAGTCTCAATCAGAGCTGGAAAGTTCCCAAAAGGAAGCCAGATCTCTGAGCACTGAGCTCTTCAAACTGAAGAACTCCTATGAAGAGGCTCTAGAACATCTGGAGACcatgaaaagagaaaacaagaaCCTACAAG AGGAAATATCTGACCTAACTGAGCAAATTGGTGAGGGTGGAAAGAGCATTCATGAGCTTGAGAAGATTCGCAAGCAGCTGGAACAAGAGAAGTCAGAGATTCAGACGGCTCTGGAGGAAGCAGAG GCTTCACTGGAGCATGAAGAGGGCAAGATTCTCAGAGTTCAGCTTGAGTTTAACCAAATCAAAGCAGACATGGAGCGTAAGATAGCTGAGAAAGATGAAGAGATGGAACAAGCCAAGAGAAACCAGCAGAGAGTTGTAGATACCCTGCAGAGTTCTCTGGAGGCTGAAACTCGAAGCAGGAATGAAGCTCTTCGTATTAAAAAGAAGATGGAGGGAGACCTCAACGAGATGGAGATCCAGCTCAGCCAAGCCAACAGGCAGGCAGCTGAAGCCCAGAAACAGCTGAAGGCTGTCCATGCTCATCTGAAG GATTCCCAGTTGCAGCTTGATGAGTCTCTGCGAGCCAATGATGACATGAAAGAGAACATAGCCATCATTGAAAGACGCAACAACCTGCTTCAGGCTGAACTGGAGGAGCTGAGAGCTGCTCTGGAGCAAACTGAAAGGAGCCGCAAACTGGCCGAGCAAGAGCTGCTGGATGTCAGTGAGAGGGTGCAGCTGCTGCACTCACAG aacacaGGGCTGATAAACcagaagaagaagctggagTCTGATACAGTGCAGCTTCAAACAGAGGTTGAAGATGCAGTGCAGGAGTGCAGGAATGCCGAAGAAAAGGCCAAAAAGGCCATCACTGATGCCGCCATGATGGCAGAGGAACTAAAGAAAGAGCAGGACACCAGCGCTCACCTGGAGCGCATGAAGAAGAACATGGAACAAACCATCAAAGACCTGCAGcaccgtctggatgaagctgagCAGATCGCCATGAAGGGAGGAAAGAAGCAGGTGCAGAAGCTTGAGGCCAGG GTCAGGGAACTTGAAAATGAGGTTGAAAGTGAACAAAGAAAAGCTGGCGATGCCATAAAAGgagtaaaaaaatatgaaagacgTATTAAGGAGCTTACTTATCAG ACTGAAGAAGACCGTAAGAACCTGTCACGTCTTCAAGATTTGGTGGACAAGCTGCAGCTCAAGGTGAAATCCTACAAGAAAGCTGCAGAAGAATCT GAGGAACAGGCCAACACCAACCTCACTAAGTTCCGCAAGCTTCAACATGAGCTTGATGAGGCTGAGGAGAGAGCAGACATCGCCGAGTCTCAGGTCAACAAGCTGCGTGCCAAGAGCCGCGACATGAGTGCAAAG aaaggaCAGGATGAAGAATGA